One stretch of Deltaproteobacteria bacterium DNA includes these proteins:
- a CDS encoding transcriptional repressor gives MASRIDSDRRAHQKLSEHLSRHGLKQTRQREAILDAFLAVKGHVTSEELYDAVRTHNPAVGAATVYRAIKLFCEAGLARAHHFRDGVTLYEREGHHHDHLICQGCGAIVEFEREAIEEEQVKVAAQHGYLLKQHRHILYGICPRCQKKG, from the coding sequence ATGGCATCCCGGATCGACTCCGACCGGCGCGCCCACCAGAAGCTGTCGGAGCACCTCTCGCGCCACGGTCTGAAGCAGACGCGCCAGCGCGAGGCGATCCTCGACGCCTTCCTCGCCGTGAAGGGTCACGTCACGAGCGAAGAGCTGTACGACGCGGTGCGCACGCACAACCCCGCCGTCGGTGCCGCGACGGTCTACCGCGCGATCAAGCTCTTCTGCGAGGCCGGGCTGGCGCGCGCCCACCACTTCCGCGACGGCGTCACGCTCTACGAGCGCGAGGGGCATCACCACGACCACCTGATCTGTCAGGGCTGCGGGGCGATCGTCGAGTTCGAGCGAGAGGCGATCGAGGAGGAGCAGGTGAAGGTGGCCGCGCAACACGGCTACCTGCTGAAGCAGCACCGCCACATCCTCTACGGCATCTGCCCGAGGTGCCAGAAGAAGGGCTAG
- a CDS encoding TPM domain-containing protein — protein sequence MLDRAGLLPAPTAGALERTLVEFERTTGHQVVVHVTPSLEGLEIEDYSMRTAEAWKVGQRNLDNGVILTVAPNERRVRIEVGYGLEGVLPDAIASRIVAESILPEFRAGRMDRGVSAGTRAILEVISGEVLPLPARESQREAPRWVVLLWIAFVVLMLLARGLFFTPPFGGPGMRRGGRSGGFPPLGGGFGRGGGFGGGGGGFGGGGGGFGGGGASGRW from the coding sequence GTGCTCGACCGCGCTGGCCTGCTTCCCGCGCCGACCGCGGGAGCGCTCGAGCGGACGCTCGTCGAGTTCGAGCGGACGACCGGCCACCAGGTGGTGGTGCACGTCACCCCGTCGCTCGAGGGGCTCGAGATCGAGGACTACTCGATGCGCACCGCGGAGGCCTGGAAGGTCGGCCAGAGGAACCTCGACAACGGCGTGATCCTGACCGTCGCGCCGAACGAGCGGCGCGTGCGCATCGAGGTCGGCTACGGGCTCGAGGGCGTGCTTCCCGATGCGATCGCCTCGCGCATCGTCGCTGAGAGCATCCTTCCCGAGTTCCGCGCCGGCCGGATGGACCGCGGCGTGAGCGCCGGAACGCGCGCGATCCTCGAGGTGATCTCGGGCGAGGTGCTGCCGCTGCCCGCGCGCGAGTCGCAGCGGGAAGCGCCCCGCTGGGTCGTGCTGCTCTGGATCGCGTTCGTCGTGCTGATGCTTCTCGCGCGCGGTCTGTTCTTCACGCCGCCGTTCGGCGGACCGGGAATGCGGCGCGGGGGGCGATCCGGCGGATTCCCGCCGCTGGGCGGCGGCTTCGGACGCGGCGGTGGGTTCGGCGGCGGTGGCGGAGGATTCGGCGGCGGCGGTGGCGGCTTCGGCGGCGGCGGCGCTTCCGGGAGATGGTGA
- a CDS encoding LemA family protein, whose translation MACALVALALAVSGCGYNSIQGADEDVKAAWAEVQNQYQRRMDLIPNLVSTVKGAANFEKETLEAVIQARASATSVKMDATVLDDPEAFAKLQAAQGSLSSALSRLLVVSERYPELTATAGFRDLQAQLEGTENRITVARKRYVETVAEYNKLVRFFPTNLTARFLLGAEPRPTFEATGGAEKPPEVKF comes from the coding sequence ATGGCTTGCGCGCTCGTCGCGCTGGCGCTCGCGGTCTCGGGCTGCGGCTACAACTCGATCCAGGGCGCCGACGAGGACGTGAAGGCCGCCTGGGCCGAGGTGCAGAACCAGTACCAGCGGCGGATGGATCTGATCCCGAACCTGGTCAGCACCGTGAAGGGCGCGGCGAACTTCGAGAAGGAGACGCTCGAGGCGGTGATCCAGGCGCGCGCGAGCGCGACCAGCGTGAAGATGGACGCGACCGTTCTCGACGATCCGGAGGCGTTCGCGAAGCTGCAGGCCGCGCAGGGATCGCTCTCGAGCGCCCTCTCGCGACTTCTCGTCGTGTCGGAGCGCTACCCCGAGCTGACTGCGACCGCGGGCTTCCGCGACCTGCAGGCGCAGCTCGAGGGCACGGAGAACCGCATCACGGTCGCGCGCAAGCGCTACGTCGAGACGGTGGCCGAGTACAACAAGCTCGTGCGCTTCTTCCCGACGAACCTGACCGCGCGCTTCCTGCTCGGCGCCGAGCCGCGGCCGACCTTCGAGGCGACCGGCGGCGCGGAGAAACCGCCCGAGGTGAAGTTCTGA
- a CDS encoding PAS domain S-box protein has translation MHQKARGYLIAIALSALAAAIRAVADEPIGDVGLFFNFYVATAAAAVIGGLGPGLLATFATGLAASLLFLPPFGSLWIERADHRALITAFFAIGVVTSLLAGRAQRARIRLAASLEAERQVSARMQAVVEAEGDAIAIVDSDGSIEFVNPALEQTFGYRRDELLGQHLKLLMPEPYRSEADDYLDAYRATRQRRLIGVGREVAGRRKDGATFPIHLSVSEVEVGGRRLFAGSMRDLSASKALEAQLLQAQKMEAVGTLAGGVAHDFNNLLTSILGSVELALAHPESRSLLTRSLERIKLAGNRGEALTKQLLAFSRKQVTRPELLDLNAALRQVRELFERMLGEDVDVKLDLHEGAGTVRIDPAQLDQVVINLVVNARDAMPSGGVLRLATGRANLDAARASRLGLAPGEYATLSIQDAGEGIPAEVRARIFEPFFTTKEPGRGTGLGLSTVLGIVQRHGGAIDVHSEPGLGTTFEIFLPLVAEPAPLAAKSETRIEAPSCESSSILVVEDDPMMCDLLREVLERAGHRVLGAESPAVALELASSQPVDLLISDVIMPGMTGFDLAAKLRTSGGRPRVIFMSGYTDQILADRGELGPDDAFMRKPFRMDELVSKVRALLSRSETGERQARR, from the coding sequence GTGCACCAGAAGGCCCGGGGCTACCTGATCGCGATCGCGCTTTCCGCCCTGGCCGCGGCGATTCGCGCCGTGGCGGACGAGCCGATCGGCGACGTCGGCCTCTTCTTCAATTTCTACGTCGCCACGGCCGCGGCCGCCGTGATCGGCGGCCTCGGACCGGGGCTGCTCGCGACGTTCGCGACCGGACTCGCGGCGTCGCTGCTGTTCCTGCCGCCGTTCGGGTCGCTCTGGATCGAGCGCGCCGATCACCGCGCGCTGATCACGGCCTTCTTCGCGATCGGCGTGGTCACGAGCCTGCTCGCCGGTCGGGCGCAGCGCGCCCGCATCCGGCTGGCCGCGAGCCTGGAGGCCGAACGCCAGGTATCCGCGCGGATGCAGGCGGTGGTCGAAGCGGAGGGCGACGCGATCGCGATCGTCGACAGCGACGGCTCGATCGAGTTCGTGAACCCGGCGCTCGAGCAGACCTTCGGCTACCGGCGCGACGAGCTGCTCGGCCAGCACTTGAAGCTGCTCATGCCCGAGCCGTACCGGAGCGAGGCGGACGACTACCTCGACGCCTACCGAGCGACGCGACAGCGCCGGCTGATCGGCGTTGGCCGCGAGGTGGCGGGCCGGCGCAAGGACGGCGCGACGTTTCCGATCCACCTGTCCGTGAGCGAGGTCGAGGTCGGCGGGCGGCGGCTCTTCGCCGGCAGCATGCGCGACCTCTCCGCGAGCAAGGCGCTCGAGGCGCAGCTGCTGCAGGCGCAGAAGATGGAGGCGGTCGGGACGCTCGCGGGCGGCGTCGCGCACGACTTCAACAACCTGCTCACGTCGATCCTCGGCTCGGTCGAGCTCGCGCTCGCGCATCCCGAGAGCCGCTCGCTGCTCACGCGCTCGCTCGAGCGCATCAAGCTCGCGGGCAATCGCGGCGAGGCGCTCACGAAGCAGCTGCTCGCGTTCAGCCGCAAGCAGGTCACGCGGCCCGAGCTGCTCGACCTGAACGCCGCCCTGCGACAGGTGCGCGAGCTCTTCGAGCGGATGCTCGGCGAGGACGTCGACGTGAAGCTCGACCTGCACGAAGGCGCCGGGACGGTGCGAATCGATCCGGCTCAGCTCGATCAGGTGGTGATCAATCTGGTGGTGAACGCTCGCGACGCGATGCCCTCGGGCGGCGTCCTGCGGCTCGCGACCGGGCGCGCGAACCTCGACGCCGCGCGCGCTTCGCGCCTGGGGCTCGCGCCCGGCGAGTACGCGACGCTCTCGATCCAGGACGCGGGGGAGGGAATTCCGGCAGAGGTCCGCGCTCGGATCTTCGAGCCCTTCTTCACCACGAAGGAGCCAGGACGCGGCACCGGGCTCGGGCTCTCGACGGTGCTCGGGATCGTGCAGCGCCACGGCGGCGCGATCGACGTGCACTCCGAGCCCGGCCTCGGCACGACCTTCGAGATCTTCCTGCCGCTCGTCGCCGAGCCCGCGCCGCTGGCGGCGAAGTCCGAGACGCGGATCGAGGCGCCGAGCTGCGAGTCCAGCTCGATCCTCGTCGTCGAGGACGACCCGATGATGTGCGACCTGCTGCGCGAGGTGCTCGAGCGAGCGGGCCATCGCGTGCTCGGGGCCGAGAGCCCCGCGGTGGCGCTGGAGCTGGCGTCGAGCCAGCCGGTCGACCTGCTGATCAGCGACGTGATCATGCCCGGAATGACCGGCTTCGACCTCGCGGCGAAGCTGCGCACGTCGGGCGGAAGGCCGCGCGTCATCTTCATGTCGGGCTACACCGACCAGATCCTCGCGGACCGCGGGGAGCTGGGCCCCGACGACGCCTTCATGCGCAAGCCGTTCCGGATGGACGAGCTCGTGTCGAAGGTTCGAGCGCTGCTCAGCCGGAGCGAGACGGGCGAGCGCCAAGCGCGGCGCTGA
- a CDS encoding response regulator, with amino-acid sequence MILVVVAETDRDVRDVVAEILEAEGAQVRQASSADDLIRVLASAAFDALVVETELWRSGGLRLLEAIERRQPAPAVVLTGDWPGDSEPPSDVRLIEKPFAAGSLVAAFSAALGARPSRSG; translated from the coding sequence ATGATCCTCGTGGTCGTGGCGGAGACCGACCGGGACGTTCGCGACGTCGTCGCCGAGATCCTCGAAGCCGAGGGCGCGCAGGTGCGTCAGGCGTCCAGCGCCGATGACCTGATCCGGGTTCTGGCGAGCGCGGCCTTCGACGCGTTGGTCGTCGAGACGGAGCTCTGGCGGTCGGGCGGGCTGCGACTGCTCGAGGCGATCGAGCGTCGGCAGCCGGCGCCGGCCGTCGTGCTCACGGGCGATTGGCCGGGGGACTCGGAGCCGCCGTCCGACGTGCGCCTGATCGAGAAGCCCTTCGCGGCGGGGTCTCTCGTCGCCGCGTTCAGCGCCGCGCTTGGCGCTCGCCCGTCTCGCTCCGGCTGA
- a CDS encoding alpha/beta hydrolase, whose translation MDLRTLRIPASGRTVHYYRAGKGQPLLYLHHVAGLAGFEPALERLAESFDVIAPFAPGWGPSKDDLEAIDRGPLDLTLHHGDLLETLGIESASVVGISIGAWMAAELAAILPARVRRLVLVNPLGIWLEDAQGADPFAQHPLEMTRVLFADPKLRETMLLAGHPSPVEGLIAEMLALRASAKFLWPIPDTGVASRLPRIRAATLVVTSEKDAVVPAAHGPAWQTRIPGAKLAVLPAAGHLAELEQPEAFAALVREFALRG comes from the coding sequence ATGGATCTCCGAACGCTACGCATTCCAGCGTCGGGCCGCACGGTCCACTACTACCGCGCGGGGAAGGGCCAGCCGCTGCTCTATCTGCACCACGTGGCGGGGCTCGCGGGATTCGAGCCCGCGCTCGAGCGGCTCGCCGAATCCTTCGACGTGATCGCGCCGTTCGCGCCGGGCTGGGGCCCGTCGAAGGACGACCTCGAGGCGATCGACCGCGGCCCTCTCGACCTCACGCTGCACCACGGCGACCTGCTCGAGACGCTCGGGATCGAGAGCGCAAGCGTGGTCGGGATCAGCATCGGCGCGTGGATGGCGGCGGAGCTCGCCGCGATCCTGCCCGCGCGCGTGCGCAGGCTCGTGCTCGTAAACCCGCTCGGAATCTGGCTGGAGGACGCGCAGGGCGCCGATCCATTCGCACAGCACCCGCTCGAAATGACGCGCGTGCTCTTCGCGGATCCGAAGCTGCGCGAGACGATGCTGCTGGCCGGGCACCCGAGCCCCGTCGAGGGGCTGATCGCCGAGATGCTCGCACTTCGCGCGAGCGCGAAGTTCCTCTGGCCGATCCCGGACACGGGCGTGGCCTCTCGCCTGCCGCGGATTCGCGCCGCGACGCTGGTGGTGACGAGCGAGAAGGATGCGGTCGTTCCCGCGGCGCACGGCCCGGCCTGGCAGACGCGCATTCCCGGCGCGAAGCTCGCCGTGCTTCCCGCTGCGGGGCATCTCGCGGAGCTCGAGCAGCCCGAAGCGTTCGCCGCGCTGGTCCGCGAGTTCGCGCTGCGCGGCTAG